CCACGCCTGATACGATGATATCTTCACGGTCAGTTCTGATGTGAGCTACCGCGATATTTTCATCTGCACGGCTGATGACAACTATATTATTCACCTCTCCAAAACCCAGTTGCTTGTTACGTAGCAGCTGTTCCAGCACTACGTCGAGTCTTTGGTTAGAGAAAGAACAATCCGGTATTGAAATAGATCTTAACAGTTGTTTGTCGTACGCAAACGTAACTTTCGTGGAAGAATGCAGTTCCTGTATAGCTGCATCCAGTGATCCGCTTTTAAGCCGGATGGTAACATTAGTTTCTTTCAGGATCTGTCCCTTCCCTGCGTAGGCTGGCAGAATGAGAGACACGCTGAGTAACACGAAGACGATGGACAAAGCCCGTCTTCTGAAGGTCGTGGCAATTTTTTTCATACGTAGTTTAGTCGTTAGAGTGTTACAGTAGTTGGCGCCACCTCACAGTGGTTGCATATAGTTTTTTGGCGTGATAATGCCTGTTCTGTTGGTTTTATTCATATAATAGTACCTCGTGGCCGGTCACTTTTATTTTCAGACGATGAATGGCAGCCAGTACTTCCGCGGCTTTCACAGGTTCCATCGTGGCAGACAGTTCTGTGGTATATCTGGTATCGCGGATACGCTGCACCTGGGTGGTCACCGTAATACCGAAGTTCTTCTGCATCAGTACCACCATATCATTAAAGGAAACATCATTTAACACAAGAGTCCCCTGCTGCCATTCCAGCATATTACGATCCAGGGTTTCCAGGTACGTACTGTCCTTTTTTCGGTCATAGGTCAGAGCCTGGTCCTTTATCAGCGTAGCCGCTTTTCCGCTTTCCCGGGCTACACTTACCTTTCCTTGCGTTACTGCGACACTTACACGGTTCAGGGAAGCATAGGCAGAAATATTAAAAGAGGTACCTAATACCGTCGTCGTCAGCGGGCCGCTCTGCACGATAAACGGTATTGCTGGGTCGCCTTTGACATCAAAGAACACCTCCCCGTCCACGATGTCCAGTTTTCTTTCCCGGGTCATATCAGCAGGAATACGGACGGTAGAACCGGCGTTCAGGAGCAAACGTGAACCATCAGTCAGCTGAATGGTCTTTTTCTCTCCTATAGCGGTAGAAATAGTGGTGTACGGGGAATCCACCGCCTTCCTGGTCAGCAGGTAAGCAGTGATGCTGCCGGCAAGCAATAACGCTACAGCGGCCGCGGCAGCCAGGTTCCTTTTGGGATAGTGGACTTTCCGGATATGTATCTCGGGTTGTATAGTCCTCCATATCTCCAGGCGAAGGTTTTCCTCTTCCTGGGAACTTAACGTGTTTACTGGCTCATTATCAAAGGATTCGTACCAATATTCAATAACCGTGGATTCTTTCTCCTTTGCCTGGCCCAACAGGTATTGACGGAGGATACGTTTCAGTTTCTCAGTTTGCAAAATGTGGACGTTTTAATAGCTTATCCGGAAAAAGAGGGTTTGGTACTAGTCTCCAGGAAAATATTTTTTCGGGGATGCTTCCGGAACATGTCCACCGTTTCGCCGTCGCTAGTTCGTCGCTTGTTCGTCGCTTGTACCTTCACTATATAGGCATACCTGTCCGGGTACCATTTCTGGTACCCGGACAGCGCTGATCACATCTTATATGTGGTTTGTTCTGTTCTCGATCTAATTGTGCTGGTAGGGCGTTGATCTTATTTTAACAACGTAAGATGAACGCAGTACCAGCACAGTTAGTGCCGATACTGATAAATGAAAGGACCGCGAGCCATTAAAGGGTAATTATTTAACCTGGCAGAAGAGGTAGGCTACCAGGAACACCCACTCCCCGGAAGAACGCTCCTTCAACGAGTTGCGTACCCGGCGAAGGGCGTCAGTTAGTTGGTTCTTAACCGTTTGTTCGGAGATATTAAGCCTTCTGGCGATTTCGGCTATAGAGAGGTCTTCTTCCCGGCTCATCCGGAAGATTTCCTGCATACGCGCAGGCAGCTGGCCGACGGCGGCGGCTATATTAGCCGACAATTCCTTTGTTTCCAGCAGGTCATTGGTCTCCTGGCTGTCCAGTATATCAAAAAAGGACAATTTCTTAATTTCAGCCGTGCTAAAGGCATAGTGACTGATCACCCGGTACTTGATAGCGGCGTGCAGGTATTTGGTAAATTCCCCCTCCTTAAATGACGGTATCTCCTGACGTCTGCGCCAGAGACTAAGCATTACTTCCTGTACGAGGTCCTTGGCATCATCGGGATCTACACGCTGGCAAGCCCTGGTATACAATGATTTCCAATAACGGTTGTACAGGATCTCGAAAGCAGCGGTATCATCTTCTTTTAGCAGCTGCAACAACTCCACGTCACTGATATGCGTTTCGAACATCTTGAACTTCGTGAGCCGTAAAGAAAATGCGAAATATGCAAGAAAACAAATGAATGCCTGCTCATATCGGTAATTTTTCTCCAATTGCCCTATGTTCCAGCTTTCCATGGATCGACCCCTGCCGTTCCAGCTGTAACAGGTGAGCAATAGGATCTCCGACTGGCTCATCCGCGAGGTCAAAAGTGCCGTAGTGCATAGGGATCATCACACGGGCGTGCATATCATTAAAGGCACGTACCGCATTCACAGGAGATACATGGCTTTGTGCCATGAACCATTCCGGCTTGTACGCTCCAATGCCAATGATGCAATAATCTATTACTGGAAACAGGCGGCCCACATCTGCAAAATGACCACCATAGCCTGAATCCGCCGCAAAGTAAATCGTCTTTCCGCCGCCCTGCAATACAAAAGCACCCCACAACTGACTATTCTCATCCCTGAGTCCTCTTTTTGTCCAGTGCCTGGCTGGCAGATAATACACACGGATACGATCATCCGTCTGATACTGTTGATACCAGCCAGCTGTCTGGATCTTTTCACTATGGGTAAGTTTATGCAGCAGTCCCTCCATTTTCAGTCCGGTGAGATAAATGGCCTGCGAATTGTTTGCCGACACCAGTGCCAGACTACGCCGGTCGCAATGGTCCAGGTGATTGTGGGAGATCAGGACATAATGCAGCCCTTTAATGTGGGAAGGGTCAATCGGAAATGGTGCGACCCTTTTTACCATCGTCACATTGTAGAACACCGGGTCGATCAGTATGTTAACACCTGCCAGCCGGATAAAGAATGACGCATGTCCCAGCCATACGATACAATCTTCCTGGCTATGGAGAAAATCTTCGTTATGGTCAATAGCAGGCTGCCATACTTCCGCCTTCTTCTCAGCCCGCTGCGGATTGCGTGACAACTTCCATTTCAACACATCTGTCAGCGAGTAAAGATGCGGATACTCATAGTTTGCAAACCGGCCTTTATCATCAACTGGCGTCCCTTTCCATTCAAATGGTAATTGCATGCCGGCCAATGCCGGATTTGAAACATATTCCATAACTGATATTGATTCGTATCAGCCAAATATACGCTTTCGCCGTAGTTATCTGCCATAACGCAGAGAGAGCTCTTTCAGCAATACTGCAATACCTTCCTGTGTCTCAGCAGTAGCCGCATTGGTAAAGACCACATATGCCCGGTCGGCTTCCCTGATGACCTGCACTTTAGTGATGAATGCACCTGCATTCCCTTCGTTGGTGGCAATATGATGCCCGGTGACCTCATCGATGTTGCCGAACCAACCATAGGAAAATACCGGCATGCCAAACAGCAGTTGCTCAAATGTCTTCTGCGGCAGCAGGTTGCTCTTTCCTTTCAACCCTTTTAATTGTAACTGAATAAAACGGGTATATTCATCCAGTCGTACATTAATATTTCCTGCCGCCAGCAGCCAGTTCATCTTGTAACTCTCTGCTGGTGGTAAAGGACGCAGGTCGGCGTCATGCCCCCACGGCTGGAGTGTATCTTTTAGATTAGGATAATCAAACCGGAAATCGATCTGTAACTGTTTTCCCAGGTCATTCACCAGTTCTTTATAGGACTTTCCTGATGCTTTTTCCAGCATCAGTCCGGCCACAATATAGTCCACGTTGGAAGGTGTCAATCCGTTGTTAGTCTTCATCGGCTCCTGCGTCAGGAAGTCGGCCGCCAGCTGCATACGCTGCTGTGCATAGTTGCCATGCAGGTCTTCAAATGCAGGTTTAGGTGTATTGTAGGTGTATCCCTGTAATTTCCCCCTGAAAGTAAGGAGGTTAGCCAGTGTAACAGTATCGTAGACATAACGGGTGCGCCATCTCAGTTCGGGGAAGAGCGACAGGATGGTTGTGTTCCACTGGATCTTCTTTTCCTTCACCAGCTGAGCCGCAATAAAAGCGGTGATGGCCTTGGTATTGGAACCGATATGAAATCTATCATCTGATTTGACTGTATAACTGGTATTAAAACGCTGCACACCGGTGGTATGGCAGACCAACACACTGTCAGAAGAAATAACGGCGAAGCCGAGAGCGGGAATACGGTACTGCTGCCGAATACTATCGGCGAAGGTTTCAACAGACTGGGCACGGATGCTGCCTGTCGTAAACAGCAACAGCAGCGGTAATAAAAGTTTCATGGGAAAGGGATCAGTTGGTATATGTTTTTATCTGTAAACTGGACGGACCGGTCATTTGCACCCTGACACCGGTATAGGTCAGTAAACCTGTCTGCTTGTTCCTGCGGAATACAATGACGTCTCCGCTGATCTGGTTAGCAACGATCAGGAACTGGCCGGTAGGATCAATAAGGAAATTACGCGGATGATCACCTAATGTAGACTGGTATGCCACAAATGTAAGGCGCCCGTCAGGCTGAATACGATAGATAGCAATATTATTTTCTTCACCGCGGTTGGAAGCATAAAGAAATAATCCATCGGGGGAAATATGTATGTCGGCACTGTTATAATAACTGCGTGGTCGATCGTCGTGTGTCAGGATACGCTGCAGGCTGTCCAGTCGTCCATCCTGATAGCGGTAGATAGATATCGCACCGGCCATTTCTTCGATACAATACGCGAACTGTCCATTGGGATGGAATGTAAAATGCCTGGGGCCACTCCCGGGCGTTGCGCGTATAAAACTGTCTTCCCGTAACGCCTGGTCAGCGGTTGCATCAAAGCGGTAACGCCTGATCTTATCAGCGCCCAGATCGGTAGCGAAAACATATTTATAATCCGGTGAGAAGACGGTTGAATGTATATGTGCGCTTTTCTGTCTGTCTGTAATGCTACTATCCTTTATATAAAAAACGGTCACAGACGGGCTAATCCCTCCGTCTGCCAGCAATGGATGTATAGCCATACTACTGCCTGTATAGTTCCCGTTTACCAGCCAGTGACCCGTCTTATCGATAGCAAGGTATACAGGATTATCTCCCCCGCTACCCTGTTTACTAAGGAATCTGATCTTCTGTTGTTTGCTGTCAAATGCATAACTGCTGACAGTACCCATACCCGCCGTCCTGGTTTCGCTACAAGCGTAGATGTATTGACCATCATGTGAGAGAATAAGATAAGAGGGATTCAGCATGCCTGCGAATGTGCAGGCCGGTTGCAGCTGGCCGCTCTGCATATCCATACTGTAGACATAGATACCATCTTTCTCTTTGGCGTCATTATAGGAGCCGACAAATAAATAGGTTTGCTGGGCATAGCCAGTCATATCGAGAAGCATTGCCAGTAACAGCAGTAGGGAGGATCGTTTTAACAAGGTAATGAAGTACTTTATGGGTCAGGAATTGAAATGCCCGACAAAGATACTGTTTGTCTTATTCCATTTGCAGACTTTTTGCCGGATTTACGACAGCAGCTTTAATTGACAGTAGGAACAACACCGGTATGATGGCTGAAACAATACCGGTGCTGTCAGGTGATCATTTCCAGTCGTCTTTGATCAGCAGGTTGATCTCCGGATCTATCTGTATCTCTTCTGCACCAGGTACACGCACGACCGTGATACGGTCTTTGATGGTGATATGCTGTAATGCTGAACTGCCGGTTGCTTTAAACTCCAGAGGGAACGTAAACAGGCTATCCTGTTTCTGCTCTATGATCATGGTATGAGGTTCGGTCCCTTTGCGCACAGACACTATTGGCATGCCAGGCGTATACAGCCATTGCTGAAAGAAGGTACCGAGATCCTGGCCGCTGGCTTTTTCCATTTCCCGCTTAAAGTCCTGGGTATTGGCATTACGGCCGTTATAGGCAGCGAAATAGGCGCGGATACCTTTCCAGAAAGCAGTATCGCCTACCTGACGGCGTAACATGTGCAGTATCCAGCTTCCTTTCTGGTAACTGTTAGCGTTCAGCAGCTGCATGTACCCACCCTGGCGGGAAGTATCTATAACAGGTGTGTGTCTGCGCGCAGCAAAGCTGACTATCTTTTTACGATCAGTGCGGAGTTCCTCCTTCAATGTATCAGTACCGTACTTGTGCTCCATATACACCAGTGTCATGTACGTCGCAAATCCTTCGCTCAGCCATACGTGCTCCCAGCTGGATTCCGTCACAGCATCACCGAACCATTGGTGTGCTACTTCATGTGCGATCAACTCTTCTATGAATTTTGATCCGACAGATCCCTCCTCATAGAAAATAGTACTGGCATTCTCCATCCCTCCAAACATCGTCTTAGACTGTACATTAGCGAGCTTTTTATAGGCATAAGGTCCGATCTTGTCTATGAAAAACTGTAGTATTTCCACGGCTTTGGCATAATCCTGAAAGCCTTGTACCTTATTTTCGGGGAATACATAACTGTATACAGGAATATCTGTTACATCGCCGGAATGATCTACAGCGAAATCCGCTACGCCTACTGCGAATACTTTGGTAGGCAATACAACGGTTTCTGCATAGCGGGTCCTTTTCAGTTGTCCGGGTAGTGTAGTCTCTTCCTTCTTAAGACCGTTGGCGATCACAGTATAGTGAGCAGGCGCTACGACGGTAAATTCAACAGTGGCCTTATCGGAAGGATGATCAATAGAAGGCAGCCAATAGTGTGCACGGTTAGGCCAGTTATCAGTGAAGAAGGTGCGTTTGCCAAACTTATTGGTAGAAATGATCATCCCGTTTGCAGGGATACCACTGTAGGCTATACGGTAGGTATGTATCTCTCCCTTCTTCGCGCGGACTGTCAGACGTACACTTTCACTATGCTGTTTAAAAGGCACCTTCACTTTTCCTTCAGTCACAGCCGATATAGCCATGCCTGTGTCTCTGGAGGAACGGCCGACGAGATCAAGGGAGAGCTCAGGGACATCCTGGGTAAAACGTACAGTGATGGCCGTAACAGCACTGATCTTATCAGTCTGATCATTTAAGGTCAGGAATATGTTATAATGTTGTACATCGGCCCTGACATCCTGTGCCATGGTTAAGCCGCCTGTTCCCAGCAACAAAAATATGGCGGGTAACAACTTGCTGTATATATTCATCATGCTATAAATATCTTTTTTATTATTCTCCCCAAAGTGTGATCACGAGCCTCCTGTTACCGCCGGCGTTGCGGTGTTCACACAAATAAATACCCTGCCAGGTACCAAGTGCAAAATTACCGTTACGGACGGGGATCATTACTGAACTACCCAGCATGGCTGCTTTCAGGTGCGCAGGCATATCGTCGGAGCCTTCATAGTCATGTGCGTAGTCAGGATCATTCTCGGGTACGGCTTTGTTAAAATACATTTCAAAATCCTGTCGTACTGTCGGGTCAGCATTCTCATTAATGGTGAGGGAGGCCGAAGTATGCTGGATAAAGACCTGGCACATGCCTGTTTTGATCTCCCTGAGCTGCGGAATGGCCTGCAGCACCTCTGTGGTGATCAGGTGAAATCCTCTTCTTCTTTCCCGTAAAAGCAATGTTTCCTGGTATATCTTCATAATCTGCACTTTATTTACGCTGCGATAAAATAGCCTGGGAGGCGCCTTTAGCCGGAACCACAGACACCAGCATATTTTTTTCTGATTTAAGCAGGACAAACTTAACTTAGTATAAGAGAAAAATGAAATCGTTATGAAAACATTACTGATTCCCGTTGATTTCTCCGCTACCTCAGACAACGCCGTGAATTTTGCCATCGAATGGACGAGGGCATACGGATACAACCGGATCATCCTGCTCAAAACCTTTTACGATACAGTATTCGACCATATAGTGGTCTCCGCTGAATATGCACCAGTAAGCCCTCATTACATGGCCAGAGAGCGGGAACAGGCTGCAACCCGCATGGAAGACCTTTCCCGGGAAATATCCCTGAAAACGCGCGGTGTGGATGTTATCGCCATGGTCAGCGAGGCACCCCTGTTACGGGCTATCATGGAAGTGGTCCGTGAAGAATCGCCTGAGATGATCATATTGGGCAGTGACAACTACCGCTATTCCAGCGGCAGCTTTATTGCCGGTAACCTGATCTCTATCGCAAAAGCCAGTCCTGTCCGGGTACTGATCGTACCATCCACCTACACATATAAACCGGTAGAGAACATCCTGGTGCCTTGTGACTACAACATGCTGGATTCCCTGAACAAAGTGAGAACACTGGAGATCCCACGCCAGTGGAAAAACAGTAAACTACTGGTACTCAATGTAGATCACAAGGAAAGATATCTCAATCCGGACGACCAGTTGAAAGCGGCCGAGCAGCATATACATGAAAGACTACAAAATTACCCGCACGAGATCTGCTACAGCAACGATAAAAATATCATCAATGGTATTCTGAGTTTCATCCAGCAGCGTCATATACAACTGATCATTTCATTACCAGGTAAACACAGCTTCCTTTATTATCTGACCCATAAAAGCATTTCCGACGCGATCTGTCGCAATGCCCAGGAACCCGTGCTTATATTGAAATAGTCCCCCCCTGATTTCAGGTATTTTCCTTAAAAACAGCAACTCATTTGTCTAATTGTTAATATGTATATTTAATTAATTCGTTATCTTTTCGCCCGAATAAACCATTATGCCTACAGGAAACCGATCATTTATGGAAAAAGGCTTCACCCTCCGTGCCTTGTTGCTCGGGAGTGAACGTGAGTTTTCCTTCGGGCACCGGATATTCAATATGACCTGTGTGATCACAATGGTCATTCTCTCCACCTTCATTTGTGTCAATCTCCTCATCCATGAAATGCAGGCTGCACTGCTGGTCAGCGGGTTGTTTTGTTTGCAGGTGTTCTACTACATACTCTCGCGTAAATTCAGGCACTACCGGAGGATCATCGTCTGGTATGTCATATCGGTTTACAGTGGTCTGATTTGCAATTATTACCTGAATGCCGGCATTGACGGTCCGAGTCTGCTGTTATTTTATACCACCTTTCAGCTGGCACTGAATGTCACCTCCAGAAAACGATATATCCTGTGGATGATCTTAAGCTTGCTGATCCCGGCTGGACTGATCTTTACAGAATTCTATTTCCAGGGGTCGGTGGGTGGCTTCTACGAAAGTAAAACGGCCAAAACGATCGACCTGTTTGGTTGTTATGCACTAGCACTCGTTTATATCTTCTTTGCCAGCTACAGCTTCAGAAAAGAACTGGACGTGCAGCATGAAAGGGAGAAAAGATCCGGGGCGGAGCTCATGGAATACGGCATCAGGTTACAGGCGTTCTTTGAAAGTCTGTCGGATACATTTATCCTGCTGGACAAAGAGATGAAGATCATCTACTTTAACAAAGCAGCACTTGATCTTTCCATCGCAGAATATGGCAGGAAAATAGAACCCGAGCTGGCCATTGATCAATTCGTGCACGAATCGAATAAAATGTCTTTTTATCATGGGTTCAATACGGCGCTCAATGGAGAACCGATCACCATCGATTTCCGCAGGGAATATTCCGTAAAAGAAACCTGGTGGCAGATCACGTTCAATCCTGCGCGTAATGAGCGGGATGAGATCATCGGCGTTACTACCGTCATGAAGGATATTACGGACGCCTACCTGTACCGGCTCAGGATCGAACGTAAGAACGATCTGCTGGAAAAGATCGCATTTATACAGGCGCATGAGCTACGTGGTCCGCTGACCTCCGTACAGGGCCTTATAGAGCTGATTAAGGACGAATATCGTGAAATGGACCTGGTATACACTAAAAAGCTGGAAGAGGGGTTAAACAGGCTGGATGTAAAGATAAAAGAGATCATTGCACTCTCCTCTGACAGAAATGATATGACATAAAAGACCGGCATATAGCAGGCCTCTTTGCTCTACAGACCGTTTGTTATCTCCGGGAAGTTAGATATAATTATACCTCCAGTATATAGTAAGGCATCTCATAACCGGCTTTTACAAGGACAGGCTTTGCCACGTTGTATACGCGTACGCCACCTGTCAATGTACCTTCCAGCGTCCCCATATGTGCATGACCATGAAAGACCGCAGTTACCTCCCGGCGGGTGAGCGGTTCTGCCAGTCTGGATGAACCCAGAAAAGGGAAAATAGCTTCCGGTTCTCCTTTAACAGTTTCCTGGGTAGGTGAATAGTGTAATACAGCGATCTTCTTTAAATGTTCATGCTGCTGATCTATTCTGGCCAGGGCGCGGTCCAGATGTAACGCTTCATCTACTGCCTCCTGTACGAAGGCCTTCATGGCATCTTCTCCGAACATCGATAACATGAAGTTATCAAAACCACCACCGAAGCCTTTAACACCAGCAAATCCAACATCGTTGATGACGACCGCTTCCCCGTCGAGAATATGTACATTTTCATTTTGCAATGTTTGCCGGATTAATTTCTGCCTGCCTTTTTCATAGTCGTGATTACCTAACACAGCCACTACAGGTATTGTACATGCTTTCAGTTCATCAGCCAGGATCTTTGCCTCGTTCTCATCTCCTGTATTAGTAAGGTCACCACAGATCAGCAGGACATCCGCGTTACCTGAAACATGTTTAAAATAGTCAGTCCATTTGTTCTTGTCCATATCTGTAACATGAATATCAGCTACAGCAGCAATCCTTACTTTCTTGTTTTCAGCATCCATATCAAACCGTTTTTATAGTCATCCCCTTATAGTGCCAGTCGGTAACATCGACCGCATATTGTGTCTGATCTATGAGCGGACCTCTGCATACCTTTTCAACACATGCAGGCAGGTCGTACTGTTCATGCGCACGTTTCATCAGTTCATCAAACAACCAGCGCGGTACAATATCCGCATAGTCGGAAGGATAAACGAACTGGAAGTTCAGTATTTGTGACAGGAGCAGGTGCCAGTGTGGATCGAGCCGGTGTAGCAATCTTTGCCAGTCCAGCTGTTTCCCATAACGTAAGAACACGTGATTCACATCCGCACCATCAAAGCGTTCCCTGTTCTGTATAAAGACCTTACTCCATATCATCTCTTCCGCTCCTATGAGCTTCACGGCATGGTCCATCACTACTGCTTCAGTAGCATGTGCATACCAGCTCTCATCTACCACACAGATGTTGTTCGTACTACTAAAGATGATATCAATGTAATAATCATCTTTAAATACTTTTGCCAGCCATCTTACATCGGTTAATTCTATCTGGTAACCATGCGAAGAGAACAGTTTCAGTATCTCGGTATACTGCGTTGGCATACAGAAAATATCCAGGTCTTTTGTATCCCTGTAAAGTCCTGTATAACTGAACAGGGCAAATCCGCCCCCCAGCATAAAATCAAGCTTGCTTTCTACCAGCAGCCCTAATGCTTCCCGGTAGAACAGCTGTGCAACGTCTTTTTGTTCTTCTGTCATCATCATACCTGACATGCCTAAAAAACTGTGCCGTTGGACAGTGTAAGCAGTCTTATCAGCGGAAAAGCTTTTCTTGTAACGCTTGACGCGAAACATACCCTATACACCTGTAGCAAATAGTTTTCCTGATCTGTGAAGATTTCACCCCATTTATTATATCTTGGAGCAAACATTAATATCTCACCATGAAATGGATTCCACTTCTCGCAATGGCAGTGACATTGCTGACATCCTGTGACAACAAGACAACTTCACCCGCTGCGGCAGCAGGTGAAAGATCTCCTGTTTCCGGCACCTGGAAATTGATCAATGCCAAGCGGATCGAGAAAGGTGATACGACGATCACTGGTCCTGTAGAAGGACAGGAAACTATCAAGATCTTTAACGATAGCTATTTTGCATTTTTTACACATGACCTGCAGCATGGTGCAGACACGGCAAAAGCGGTGTATGGCTCAGGTAGTGGTACCTATACGCTGGTGGGCGATACGTATAACGAACATCTGGAGTATTGCAGCGCGCGGGGATGGGAGAACAAGGATTTTTCTTTCAGGATGACATATGGTAAGGATACGATCGTACAGACAGGCGTAGAGAAAATTGACAGCCTGAACATCGATCACGTGATCGTGGAAACATATGTACGGATACGTTAATCCTGCATTCACATACAGTAAAAGCCCCCGGGACATCAGACTTTACCGGGGGCTTTTTCATGTTTATGCGTATTCTTCAGATTAGCTTAATAGGTCATTGGCAATAGCATGTGCATCCCAGCCAATTTGTTCAATGAGCAGCGTCAAGCAGTTGCTGAATGTGACGCATATATTCGTCGGCATTTGTTTTCATCGCCGCCAGATGTGCGCCACTATAAACATATAAGGTTTTGGCTGCCGGAGCAGCATTATATACTGTTTCCACCTGCTCATATGGCACCTCCCTATCCTCTTTTGAATGCACAAACAATACAGGGGCTTTTATAAACGTGATATCTGTTTTGGCGGCATAGGGTACGGTCAGGAACTGCCTGATCATGTCTTTTTGCTCAGCCGGGGCATAGGCGGCTGCCAGATCAGTAAAAGAGCTCACCGTACCGTCCAGTATCAGGGCCGTGACCTTTGCCCCGTTATCCCTTGCCAGCTTTACAGCTACCTGTGTGCCAACGGAGGCGCCAAATAGTAGCAGCTTTGTTCCCTTCACCTCTTTTCTTTCCAGCAAATAATCCAGTACCCGCTGTCCATCAGCTGCGATATTAAT
The DNA window shown above is from Chitinophaga agri and carries:
- a CDS encoding PAS domain-containing protein, giving the protein MEKGFTLRALLLGSEREFSFGHRIFNMTCVITMVILSTFICVNLLIHEMQAALLVSGLFCLQVFYYILSRKFRHYRRIIVWYVISVYSGLICNYYLNAGIDGPSLLLFYTTFQLALNVTSRKRYILWMILSLLIPAGLIFTEFYFQGSVGGFYESKTAKTIDLFGCYALALVYIFFASYSFRKELDVQHEREKRSGAELMEYGIRLQAFFESLSDTFILLDKEMKIIYFNKAALDLSIAEYGRKIEPELAIDQFVHESNKMSFYHGFNTALNGEPITIDFRREYSVKETWWQITFNPARNERDEIIGVTTVMKDITDAYLYRLRIERKNDLLEKIAFIQAHELRGPLTSVQGLIELIKDEYREMDLVYTKKLEEGLNRLDVKIKEIIALSSDRNDMT
- a CDS encoding metallophosphoesterase family protein; its protein translation is MDAENKKVRIAAVADIHVTDMDKNKWTDYFKHVSGNADVLLICGDLTNTGDENEAKILADELKACTIPVVAVLGNHDYEKGRQKLIRQTLQNENVHILDGEAVVINDVGFAGVKGFGGGFDNFMLSMFGEDAMKAFVQEAVDEALHLDRALARIDQQHEHLKKIAVLHYSPTQETVKGEPEAIFPFLGSSRLAEPLTRREVTAVFHGHAHMGTLEGTLTGGVRVYNVAKPVLVKAGYEMPYYILEV
- a CDS encoding nucleotidyltransferase, with the translated sequence MMMTEEQKDVAQLFYREALGLLVESKLDFMLGGGFALFSYTGLYRDTKDLDIFCMPTQYTEILKLFSSHGYQIELTDVRWLAKVFKDDYYIDIIFSSTNNICVVDESWYAHATEAVVMDHAVKLIGAEEMIWSKVFIQNRERFDGADVNHVFLRYGKQLDWQRLLHRLDPHWHLLLSQILNFQFVYPSDYADIVPRWLFDELMKRAHEQYDLPACVEKVCRGPLIDQTQYAVDVTDWHYKGMTIKTV
- a CDS encoding alpha/beta hydrolase is translated as MKKGFFLLTVLLLISQFLKAQFDDKFYFPNKTWKPLDSSLRVEEVNLPVDSVILNGLFITPAGSPKATILFFHGAGGNVTSYQYMIKPLVLAGFQVFMIDFRGYGKSTGKPSHINIAADGQRVLDYLLERKEVKGTKLLLFGASVGTQVAVKLARDNGAKVTALILDGTVSSFTDLAAAYAPAEQKDMIRQFLTVPYAAKTDITFIKAPVLFVHSKEDREVPYEQVETVYNAAPAAKTLYVYSGAHLAAMKTNADEYMRHIQQLLDAAH